Below is a genomic region from Amycolatopsis sp. 195334CR.
CGCTGGCCACCATGCTCGTGGTGCTCACCACCGACGCCGACGTGGATTCGGCCACCGCCGACGCCGCGCTGCGCGAAGCCACCCGCCTCACCTTCGACCGGCTCGACTCCGACGGCTGCATGTCCACCAACGACACGGTGGTCCTGCTCTGCAGCGGTTCGTCCGGGGTGAAGCCGGGCCCGAACGAGTTCGGCGAGCTCCTCCGCGACCTCTGCCACGACCTGGCCCAGCAGCTGCTCGGCGACGCCGAGGGCGCCGACCACGACATCGCCATCGAGGTGGTGAACGCGGCCACCGAGCAGGACGCGGTGGACGTCGGCCGGGCCATCGCGCGCAGCAACCTGTTCAAGACCGCGGTCTTCGGCAAGGACCCGAACTGGGGCCGCATCCTGGCCTCGGTCGGCACCACCGAGGCGGTGTTCGAACCGGACCGGCTGGACGTGGCGTTCAACGGCGTCTGGGTCTGCCGCAACGGCGAACCGGGCGAACCACGCGACAAGGTGGACCTGAACCCGCGCGAGGTCACCGTGACCGTCGACCTCAAGGCGGGCGTGGCCGCGGCCACCATCTGGACGAACGACCTCACGCACGCCTACGTGCACGAGAACTCGGCGTACTCGACGTGACCCCGTCCGAATCGGTGATCAGCGCCGACGAACGCCTGGCCACCGCCGCCGAGAAGGCGGGCGTGCTGGTCGAGGCCCTGCCGTGGCTGCAGCGCTTCCACGGTGCCACCGTCGTGGTCAAGTACGGCGGCAACGCGATGATCGACGACGAGCTCAAGCGCGCCTTCGCCGAGGACATGGTGTTCCTCCGGCTGGCCGGGCTGCGCCCGGTGGTGGTGCACGGCGGCGGCCCGCAGATCAGCGCCATGCTCGGCCGCCTCGGCATCGAGGGCGAGTTCAAGGGCGGCCTCCGGGTGACCACCCCGGAGACCATGGACATCGTGCGCATGGTGCTGGTCGGCCAGGTCAGCCGCGAGCTGGTCGGGCTGATCAACGCGCACGGCCCGTACGCGGTCGGCATCTCCGGCGAGGACGCGCGGCTGTTCACCGCCGAGCGCAAGCAGGCGACGGTGAACGGCGAGGCGGTGGACATCGGCCTGGTCGGCGAGGTGGCCTCGGTCAACCCGGACGCGGTGCTCGACATCGTCAACGCCGGCCGCATCCCGGTGGTCTCCACCGTCGCCCCGGACGTGGACGGCGTGGTGCACAACGTCAACGCCGACACCGCGGCCGGCGCGCTCGCCGCCGCGCTCGGCGCGGAGAAGCTGGTGGTGCTCACCGACGTCGAGGGCCTCTACGCGAACTGGCCCGACCGGTCCTCCCTGGTGGATCGGATCCGGGTGGACCGGCTGGAGCAGCTGCTGCCCGGCCTGGCCAGCGGCATGATCCCGAAGATGGAGGCCTGCGTCCGCGCGATCCGCGGTGGCGTCCGGCGCGCGCACGTGATCGACGGGCGCCTCGCGCATTCGGTGCTGCTGGAAGTCTTCACCAGCCAGGGGATCGGCACCATGGTACTGCGGGAAGGAGAGCCGGAATGACCATCCAGTCCAATGAGGACGGTCAGCAGCGCTGGCGCTCCGCGCTGATGGACAACTACGGCACGCCGAAGCTCACGCTGGTGCGCGGCGAGGGGGCCACGGTGTGGGACGCCGACGGGAAGTCCTATGTGGACCTTCTTGGCGGGATCGCGGTGAACGCGCTGGGCCACGCCCACCCGGCGGTGGTCGAGGCGGTGAGCGCGCAGGTCAAGCTGCTCGGCCACACCTCGAACCTCTACGTCAACCCGGTCACCGTGGAACTGGCCGAGGCCCTGCTCGACGTGGCCGGGCTGCGCGGCGACGGCAAGGTGCTGTTCGTGAACTCGGGCGCGGAGGCCAACGAGGCCGCGCTCAAGATCAGCAGGCGCACCGGCCGCACCAAGGTGATCGCCTGCGAGGGCGCCTTCCACGGCCGCACCATGGGCGCGCTCTCGCTCACCGGCCAGCCCGCCAAGCGGGACCCGTTCGTGCCGCTGGTACCGGGCGTCGAGCACATCCCGTTCGGTGACGTCGAGGCGCTGCGTGCCGCGGTGGACACCGAAACCGCCGCCGTGTTCCTCGAACCGATCCTCGGCGAGGGCGGCGTGGTGCCCGCACCCGACGGCTACCTGCGCGCGGCGCGGGAGATCACCCGCGAGGCGGGCGCGCTGCTCGTGCTCGACGAGGT
It encodes:
- the argJ gene encoding bifunctional glutamate N-acetyltransferase/amino-acid acetyltransferase ArgJ, with amino-acid sequence MTITAPQGFRASGVTAGLKPSGKPDVALVLNEGPSDVAAAVFTTNRCKANPVLWSERVLDDGRARAVVLNSGGANCYTGPEGFQNTHSAAEQVAARLDLGAIEVVVCSTGLIGEQLQADKLRTGIDAAVDALSADGGPAAAEAIMTTDTRAKEAVRQGNGFTIGGIAKGAGMLAPALATMLVVLTTDADVDSATADAALREATRLTFDRLDSDGCMSTNDTVVLLCSGSSGVKPGPNEFGELLRDLCHDLAQQLLGDAEGADHDIAIEVVNAATEQDAVDVGRAIARSNLFKTAVFGKDPNWGRILASVGTTEAVFEPDRLDVAFNGVWVCRNGEPGEPRDKVDLNPREVTVTVDLKAGVAAATIWTNDLTHAYVHENSAYST
- the argB gene encoding acetylglutamate kinase gives rise to the protein MTPSESVISADERLATAAEKAGVLVEALPWLQRFHGATVVVKYGGNAMIDDELKRAFAEDMVFLRLAGLRPVVVHGGGPQISAMLGRLGIEGEFKGGLRVTTPETMDIVRMVLVGQVSRELVGLINAHGPYAVGISGEDARLFTAERKQATVNGEAVDIGLVGEVASVNPDAVLDIVNAGRIPVVSTVAPDVDGVVHNVNADTAAGALAAALGAEKLVVLTDVEGLYANWPDRSSLVDRIRVDRLEQLLPGLASGMIPKMEACVRAIRGGVRRAHVIDGRLAHSVLLEVFTSQGIGTMVLREGEPE
- a CDS encoding acetylornithine transaminase, whose product is MTIQSNEDGQQRWRSALMDNYGTPKLTLVRGEGATVWDADGKSYVDLLGGIAVNALGHAHPAVVEAVSAQVKLLGHTSNLYVNPVTVELAEALLDVAGLRGDGKVLFVNSGAEANEAALKISRRTGRTKVIACEGAFHGRTMGALSLTGQPAKRDPFVPLVPGVEHIPFGDVEALRAAVDTETAAVFLEPILGEGGVVPAPDGYLRAAREITREAGALLVLDEVQTGIGRTGAWFAHQHDGVVPDVITLAKGLGGGLPLGAVIGVGAAADLFGPGHHGTTFGGNPVACAAGLAVLRTIAAEGLNEHVAALGKDIAAGVDQLGHPLVTGVRGQGLLLGITLAEPASAAVAQAAQDAGYLVNPIQPDTVRLAPPLTLSAEEAAGFLAALPAALGTTTQD